A genomic segment from Spongiibacter sp. IMCC21906 encodes:
- a CDS encoding CsiV family protein: protein MRKPSLKYLLGALLLSSISLSSLAADREFQIDLIVFANNNSNAAFSESWPDNLRLRYPNNWVQLPGSGGKNNTLTRVDAPSPEFADVLKSMRLSSRYRTLFQGSWRQTLKNRRSAPAILIEGGDRQGEHYELEGYVKVAVERYLYLDTNLWFSRFGDGKGDFYLPRQPYRFSGQEETEPDFDTLTARPEDSSEYQDDYQQFVEQNPQLQEKQRYGASNTPIARIVVMDQLRRLRSNEVHFLDHPLFGVLVMITNVDDLPPVDAQTQISP from the coding sequence ATGCGCAAACCATCTTTAAAATACCTGCTGGGTGCCCTGCTGCTCTCAAGCATTTCGCTATCAAGCTTGGCGGCGGATCGAGAATTCCAGATAGACCTGATCGTGTTTGCCAACAACAACTCAAACGCCGCCTTTTCTGAAAGCTGGCCTGATAACCTGCGCCTGCGCTATCCCAATAACTGGGTGCAACTGCCTGGCAGTGGTGGCAAAAATAACACATTGACCCGAGTTGACGCGCCCTCACCAGAGTTTGCCGACGTCCTCAAGTCCATGCGTTTGTCATCCCGTTATCGCACCCTGTTTCAAGGTAGCTGGCGGCAAACACTGAAGAATCGACGTAGTGCCCCTGCTATTTTAATTGAAGGCGGTGACCGTCAAGGCGAGCACTACGAGCTGGAAGGTTACGTCAAAGTGGCGGTAGAACGTTATTTATACCTGGACACCAATCTCTGGTTTAGCCGTTTTGGCGATGGTAAAGGCGACTTCTACCTGCCCAGACAACCCTACCGTTTCAGCGGCCAAGAAGAGACCGAGCCAGATTTTGATACCCTAACCGCTCGCCCCGAAGACAGCAGCGAGTATCAAGACGATTACCAGCAGTTTGTAGAACAAAATCCGCAACTTCAGGAAAAGCAGCGTTACGGCGCCAGTAATACGCCCATCGCCCGAATTGTGGTAATGGATCAGCTTCGCCGGCTCCGCAGCAATGAAGTGCATTTTCTGGATCACCCACTGTTTGGCGTATTGGTTATGATCACCAACGTCGATGACCTCCCCCCAGTGGATGCGCAAACCCAAATCAGTCCGTAA
- a CDS encoding DUF6763 family protein: MATIRPQVGNWYKELDMGQTFEVVAIDDDSATIEAQLIDGELCEYDLDSWRQLNLENIEEPEDWRNAFELSDDDYRHLDDTIIPESWNSPINEIETDVINGILDDY; encoded by the coding sequence ATGGCAACAATAAGACCCCAAGTCGGTAATTGGTATAAAGAATTGGATATGGGACAGACGTTCGAAGTCGTTGCTATCGACGACGATTCCGCAACAATAGAAGCCCAGCTTATTGATGGCGAACTCTGCGAATACGATTTAGACAGTTGGCGCCAACTCAACCTGGAAAATATCGAAGAGCCTGAAGATTGGCGGAACGCCTTTGAACTCAGTGACGACGATTATCGGCACCTTGATGACACGATCATCCCCGAGAGTTGGAACAGCCCCATAAACGAAATTGAAACAGACGTGATAAACGGCATTCTCGACGATTATTAA
- a CDS encoding DUF6586 family protein produces the protein MRESYRGQCNLHLHFAKQFLTSLDQEPEARWGGHYARAMADAVVWQLQLSYRAHLADMLTQQPKFPQQLPKGDYFACDFKASELPPELLELADRERHTPWLRAMVSERFINHPGAAVTVEVSGLIAKDSLATHSQGAGELEEWLEELNSLIARHRATLMEY, from the coding sequence ATGAGAGAGTCTTATCGGGGGCAGTGTAATCTGCACCTACATTTTGCCAAGCAATTTCTCACGTCTCTGGATCAAGAGCCAGAAGCACGCTGGGGCGGCCATTATGCGAGAGCGATGGCCGATGCCGTGGTGTGGCAGTTACAACTAAGTTACCGCGCCCACCTTGCTGATATGCTAACGCAGCAACCTAAATTTCCTCAGCAGCTGCCCAAAGGGGATTATTTTGCTTGTGACTTTAAGGCCAGTGAGCTACCACCGGAATTACTTGAGCTTGCTGACAGAGAGCGTCACACGCCGTGGCTTCGGGCTATGGTCAGCGAACGATTTATAAATCATCCTGGCGCCGCAGTGACCGTCGAAGTATCTGGGTTGATTGCGAAAGACTCTCTGGCAACCCATTCGCAGGGCGCAGGGGAGTTAGAGGAATGGCTAGAAGAACTCAACAGCTTGATTGCCCGCCACCGGGCGACACTAATGGAATACTGA
- a CDS encoding S-methyl-5'-thioinosine phosphorylase: MRHKVAVVGGTGLCDWPGLEFGKARKINTPYGSPSAELQALRYQGVEFLFLPRHGGKHSIPPHKINYRANLYALHSLGVKQVLAVNAVGGIGTRYGAEVIAVPDQINDYTWGREHTYFDGEDGQVEHIDFSYPYSQPLRERLLAAGLTAEIPMVDGGVYAATQGPRLETAAEIRRLAKDGNDLVGMTGMPEAALARELAMDYASLCLVVNPAAGESDELITMDDITLVLNTGMEKVKTILAGAICALAKMD, translated from the coding sequence ATGCGGCATAAAGTGGCAGTTGTTGGTGGTACAGGCTTATGTGATTGGCCGGGGCTAGAGTTTGGCAAGGCCCGTAAGATTAACACCCCTTATGGTTCTCCCAGTGCTGAACTGCAAGCGCTGAGGTATCAAGGGGTGGAGTTTTTATTTCTGCCTCGTCATGGCGGCAAGCATTCTATTCCGCCCCACAAAATAAATTATCGCGCCAACCTGTATGCCCTTCATTCACTGGGCGTCAAACAGGTGTTGGCAGTCAATGCAGTGGGCGGAATAGGCACGCGTTATGGGGCAGAGGTGATTGCCGTTCCCGATCAGATCAATGACTACACCTGGGGCAGGGAGCATACCTATTTTGATGGTGAGGATGGTCAGGTTGAACATATCGATTTCAGCTATCCCTATTCGCAGCCTTTGCGAGAGCGTTTGCTGGCGGCAGGGCTAACAGCTGAGATACCCATGGTTGATGGTGGCGTGTATGCGGCGACCCAGGGCCCGCGTTTAGAAACTGCAGCGGAGATTAGGCGGCTCGCTAAAGACGGTAATGACCTGGTAGGCATGACTGGCATGCCAGAAGCAGCGTTGGCTAGAGAGCTGGCGATGGATTACGCATCTTTGTGTTTGGTGGTGAATCCCGCGGCAGGTGAGAGCGACGAGCTGATTACCATGGACGATATTACTTTGGTGCTGAATACGGGTATGGAAAAAGTGAAAACGATTTTGGCCGGTGCGATCTGTGCACTGGCCAAAATGGATTGA
- the lexA gene encoding transcriptional repressor LexA, which yields MEKLTARQAQVLQLIRDHIDETGYPPTRADIAKELGFRSPNAAEEHLKALARKGAIEIIAGASRGIRLPESQGIPVVGRVAAGNPILAEQNIEDYCDMPASIFSPSADYFLRVQGDSMINVGIFDNDLLAVHSCNTALNGQIVVARIDDEVTVKRFKQHKSKYQISLFAENDDYAPIEVDLREQDFAIEGLSVGVLRRGN from the coding sequence ATGGAAAAGTTAACTGCAAGACAAGCTCAAGTATTGCAACTGATCCGGGACCATATTGATGAAACCGGCTACCCCCCTACTCGGGCCGATATCGCCAAGGAGCTGGGATTTCGCTCACCCAATGCAGCGGAAGAACATTTAAAAGCCCTCGCCAGAAAAGGCGCAATTGAAATTATTGCGGGCGCCTCCAGAGGCATACGGCTACCAGAATCACAGGGTATCCCGGTGGTTGGCCGGGTCGCGGCGGGCAACCCGATATTAGCCGAGCAAAACATTGAAGATTACTGCGATATGCCTGCCTCGATATTTTCGCCAAGCGCTGACTACTTTCTTCGGGTTCAGGGCGACAGCATGATCAATGTCGGTATATTCGATAATGATCTTCTTGCAGTACATAGCTGCAATACCGCATTAAACGGTCAAATTGTTGTGGCACGTATTGACGATGAAGTGACCGTTAAACGTTTCAAACAGCACAAGAGCAAATATCAAATCAGTCTCTTTGCCGAAAACGACGATTATGCGCCCATTGAAGTTGATTTGCGGGAACAGGATTTTGCCATCGAAGGTTTAAGTGTTGGCGTATTGCGCCGGGGGAATTAA
- a CDS encoding mechanosensitive ion channel family protein: MLLQWWSESQPEEYPWLGEAILAVLAVLTINLLVTILLRRLAVKFEATHNLWDDALLEASRRPIILMIWAVGASYVLALLERSSEAEIFSIFGSVRGVGVVLILSWFLVSLVRQIEKRLLSEDYRKSDEPVDQTTVMALGKLVRTAVIIVAGLMVLQNLGYSISGVLAFGGIGGIAVGFAAKDLLSNFFGGLMIYLDRPFSVGEWVRSPDKEIEGTVENIGWRLTRIRTFDMRPLYVPNAIFAQIAVENPSRMLNRRIYETIGLRYQDAALMPDIISRVRSMLENHSEIDLGRTLIVNFNKYNASSLDFFIYTFTKTRDWVEYHAIKQEILLRIMDIIHEQGADVAFPTTTVKLDPVQIERDMAETATQPTTGQ; this comes from the coding sequence ATGCTTTTGCAGTGGTGGTCAGAGTCCCAGCCCGAGGAGTACCCGTGGTTGGGCGAGGCAATTTTAGCGGTGTTGGCAGTACTCACTATTAATTTGTTGGTGACGATTCTTTTACGCCGGTTGGCGGTGAAGTTTGAGGCAACCCACAACCTTTGGGACGATGCCTTGCTTGAGGCAAGTCGGCGTCCAATCATATTGATGATCTGGGCAGTGGGTGCAAGCTATGTATTGGCGTTGCTTGAGCGTTCCAGCGAGGCGGAGATTTTTTCGATCTTTGGTTCGGTTCGCGGCGTTGGCGTGGTGCTCATTCTCTCCTGGTTTTTGGTGTCACTAGTACGGCAAATAGAAAAGCGATTGTTGTCTGAGGATTATCGTAAATCCGATGAACCTGTAGATCAGACGACGGTGATGGCGCTTGGCAAATTGGTGCGTACTGCGGTGATTATTGTTGCGGGATTAATGGTGCTGCAAAACCTGGGTTACAGCATTTCTGGGGTGCTGGCTTTTGGCGGTATTGGCGGTATAGCGGTGGGGTTTGCCGCCAAAGATTTGTTATCTAACTTCTTTGGTGGCTTGATGATTTATCTGGACCGGCCTTTTTCCGTGGGGGAATGGGTGCGTTCGCCCGATAAGGAAATTGAAGGGACCGTAGAAAATATTGGTTGGCGCCTGACCCGGATAAGAACCTTTGATATGCGGCCTTTGTATGTGCCCAACGCCATATTTGCGCAAATTGCAGTAGAAAACCCTTCGCGAATGTTAAACCGGCGGATCTATGAAACCATTGGCCTTCGCTATCAAGATGCCGCATTGATGCCTGATATTATTTCTCGGGTCAGGTCTATGTTAGAAAATCATAGTGAAATTGATTTAGGCCGAACCCTGATCGTGAATTTTAATAAATACAACGCCTCATCCTTGGACTTTTTTATCTATACCTTTACCAAGACCCGGGATTGGGTGGAATATCACGCGATCAAGCAAGAAATTCTACTGAGGATAATGGATATTATTCATGAACAGGGTGCGGACGTCGCGTTCCCAACAACGACGGTGAAACTCGACCCGGTGCAAATTGAGCGAGACATGGCCGAGACTGCAACGCAGCCGACGACTGGACAATGA